In Natronoarchaeum mannanilyticum, a genomic segment contains:
- a CDS encoding succinylglutamate desuccinylase/aspartoacylase family protein — protein sequence MTTLGTASAAPGEMDTGRLQVGESRDGSPVGLPVAVINGARDGKRLYVQAASDGDELNGVGVVRRAVPQIDPDELAGEILIVGIVNYHAFQVAEHRNPIDDTKMNRAYPGDENGTSSERIAKATFDAAVSADLVIDLHQGSTSRMIDETRVRCGSRHRLHRECLELAKTFGCGYILDQKGPDGQLARAAPDEGVPTIDPELGGAVGWDEHSIELGVEGVFNVLREYGFLDGQSEIEAQVRASGFEQFGAPSGGLVDFQVDLGERVSAGDALFTVTDVFGTEKERVTADSDGVFWRTRRLPQVATGEYVCSVGTSVDTY from the coding sequence ATGACAACGCTGGGAACGGCCAGTGCGGCCCCCGGTGAGATGGACACCGGGCGGCTGCAGGTCGGCGAGAGCCGGGACGGGAGCCCGGTCGGGCTCCCGGTCGCCGTGATCAACGGCGCCCGGGACGGCAAGCGACTCTACGTGCAGGCGGCGAGCGACGGCGACGAGCTCAACGGCGTCGGCGTCGTCCGGCGGGCGGTACCTCAGATCGATCCCGACGAGCTGGCGGGCGAGATCCTGATCGTCGGCATCGTCAACTACCACGCCTTCCAGGTCGCCGAACACCGCAACCCGATCGACGACACGAAGATGAACCGCGCGTACCCGGGCGACGAGAACGGGACGTCGAGCGAGCGCATCGCGAAGGCGACGTTCGACGCCGCGGTCTCGGCCGACCTGGTGATCGACCTCCACCAGGGATCGACCAGCCGGATGATCGACGAGACGCGGGTGCGCTGCGGCTCGCGCCACCGGCTCCACCGCGAGTGTCTCGAACTCGCCAAGACGTTCGGCTGCGGCTACATCCTCGACCAGAAGGGCCCCGACGGCCAGCTCGCCCGCGCGGCGCCCGACGAGGGCGTCCCGACGATCGACCCCGAGCTCGGCGGCGCCGTCGGCTGGGACGAGCACAGCATCGAACTCGGCGTCGAGGGCGTGTTCAACGTGCTGCGGGAGTACGGCTTCCTCGACGGCCAGTCGGAGATCGAGGCCCAGGTCCGGGCGTCGGGCTTCGAGCAGTTCGGCGCACCTTCGGGCGGCCTCGTCGACTTTCAGGTCGACCTCGGCGAGCGCGTCTCGGCCGGCGACGCGCTGTTTACCGTGACCGACGTGTTCGGCACCGAGAAAGAGCGGGTGACCGCCGACAGCGACGGCGTGTTCTGGCGCACCCGGCGGCTCCCGCAGGTGGCGACCGGCGAGTACGTCTGCTCGGTCGGCACCAGCGTGGACACGTACTGA
- a CDS encoding MFS transporter produces MTTEPAEGEEPDMFDPFRQFLALERDVLVLSVAMFAFSLGFQMTSRFLPEYLVALGGGGLVVGAYTTVGNVISAIYPYPGGAVSDRIGSRYALTLFGLLSTLGFALWLVAPQLGAISLPGATIPAWVWIFVGLFLAQAWKSFGLGATFAVVKQATEPSKLAAGFASTETFRRTAFLIGPVLAAALLGLHPDFTASFQYVLAVAVAFGVVGTLAQHCLYDASEDSIGGSFEGIERIRADLREMPDELGPLLIGDTLVRFANGMVYAFFILVVTQFLEVGVATTLSTPLGTWGIDLSPAAFFGYLLGVEMAVALLVMVPAAKVAERVGLKPVVAAGFLVYAVFPIVLIAAPANPAALVAIFAFSGLRFAGLPSHKALIVGPAERGAGGRVTGSYYLLRNVVVIPSGLLGGVLWAGLSNPLTGATLFEGSPTVAFGVATAIGLAGTAYFVAFGEEFGTYADGNGA; encoded by the coding sequence ATGACGACCGAACCGGCCGAGGGCGAGGAGCCGGATATGTTCGACCCGTTTCGACAGTTCCTCGCGCTCGAACGGGACGTGCTGGTGCTCTCGGTGGCGATGTTCGCCTTTTCGCTGGGGTTTCAGATGACCAGCCGGTTCCTCCCGGAGTACCTGGTCGCGCTGGGCGGGGGCGGCCTCGTCGTCGGCGCCTACACCACGGTCGGCAACGTCATCTCTGCGATCTACCCCTACCCCGGCGGCGCCGTCTCCGACCGGATCGGCTCGCGGTACGCGCTCACCCTGTTCGGCTTGCTCTCGACGCTCGGCTTCGCGCTGTGGCTCGTCGCGCCGCAACTCGGCGCGATTTCGCTGCCGGGAGCGACGATCCCGGCGTGGGTCTGGATCTTCGTCGGGCTCTTTCTCGCGCAGGCCTGGAAGTCGTTCGGGCTGGGCGCGACCTTTGCGGTCGTCAAGCAAGCGACCGAGCCGTCGAAACTGGCGGCGGGGTTCGCCAGCACCGAGACGTTTCGGCGGACGGCCTTTCTGATCGGCCCGGTGCTGGCCGCGGCGCTGCTCGGTCTGCATCCGGACTTCACGGCGAGCTTCCAGTACGTGCTCGCGGTGGCGGTCGCGTTCGGCGTCGTCGGCACGCTCGCCCAGCACTGCCTGTACGACGCCAGCGAGGACTCGATCGGCGGGAGCTTCGAGGGGATCGAGCGGATCCGCGCGGACCTCCGCGAGATGCCCGACGAGCTGGGGCCGCTGCTGATCGGCGATACTCTGGTCCGCTTTGCCAACGGGATGGTGTACGCCTTCTTCATCCTCGTGGTGACGCAGTTTCTGGAGGTCGGCGTCGCGACGACGCTCTCGACCCCGCTGGGGACGTGGGGGATCGACCTCTCGCCGGCGGCCTTCTTCGGCTATCTGCTGGGCGTCGAGATGGCCGTCGCGCTGCTGGTGATGGTACCGGCCGCGAAGGTCGCCGAGCGCGTCGGGCTGAAGCCCGTCGTCGCCGCCGGCTTTCTGGTGTACGCCGTCTTCCCGATCGTACTGATCGCCGCGCCGGCCAACCCGGCCGCGCTCGTCGCGATCTTCGCCTTCTCGGGGCTGCGCTTCGCCGGCCTCCCCTCCCACAAGGCGCTGATCGTCGGTCCCGCCGAGCGGGGCGCCGGCGGGCGTGTCACCGGCTCGTACTACCTCCTCCGGAACGTCGTCGTCATTCCGAGCGGGCTGCTCGGCGGCGTGCTCTGGGCGGGACTCTCGAACCCGCTGACCGGAGCGACGCTGTTCGAGGGGAGTCCGACGGTGGCGTTCGGCGTCGCCACCGCGATCGGACTGGCCGGCACGGCGTACTTCGTCGCGTTCGGCGAGGAGTTCGGGACCTACGCCGACGGGAACGGGGCCTGA
- a CDS encoding DUF7536 family protein encodes MSRDRRDADGESASSDESAFGAPAEESADEFGAASDENSDGFGAASNPDFENGEPSDGSDKDQLVAFARELGVERNVKWALALGAAFAALLYVVFVVIPAETTQSPVLYLGLAFVVFFATSLSLTILFTAVSAWRRAREL; translated from the coding sequence GTGTCACGGGATCGGCGCGACGCCGACGGGGAATCGGCGTCGAGCGACGAGTCCGCGTTCGGAGCGCCCGCCGAGGAGAGCGCCGACGAGTTCGGCGCGGCGTCGGACGAGAATTCGGACGGCTTCGGCGCGGCGTCGAACCCGGATTTCGAGAACGGCGAGCCGTCGGACGGCAGCGACAAGGACCAGCTCGTCGCGTTCGCGCGAGAGCTCGGCGTCGAGCGCAACGTCAAGTGGGCGCTCGCGCTCGGCGCGGCGTTCGCGGCGCTGCTGTACGTCGTGTTCGTGGTGATTCCAGCCGAGACGACCCAGTCGCCCGTGCTGTATCTCGGGCTCGCTTTCGTCGTGTTCTTCGCGACGTCGCTGTCGCTGACGATTCTCTTTACGGCCGTCTCGGCGTGGCGACGCGCACGCGAACTGTGA
- the citZ gene encoding citrate synthase: protein MSDEVKKGLEGVLVAESGLSHIDGDVGRLIYRGYAIEDLARDASYEEVLYLLWHGELPDADELEEFRAAMVSERSVDDAVLQTVRDLADADEDPMAAIRTAVSQLSAYDPEGSGHDAEDHESILRKGRRITAKLPTILAAFSRVRDGEEPIEPRDDLDHAENFLYMLNGEEPDDVLAETFDMALVLHADHGLNASTFSAMVTASTLADVHSSVTSAIGTLSGGLHGGANQNVMRVLKEVDDAEQDPIDWVKQALDEGRRVPGFGHRVYDVKDPRAKILGAKSEELGEAAGDRKWYEMSAKIEEYISEEKGLAPNVDFYSASTYYQMGIPIDLYTPIFAMSRVGGWVAHVSEYLEDNRLIRPRARYVGPEDQEFVPIDER, encoded by the coding sequence ATGTCCGACGAGGTCAAGAAAGGGCTCGAGGGCGTCCTCGTCGCGGAATCAGGACTCAGCCACATCGACGGCGACGTCGGTCGGCTGATCTACCGCGGCTACGCCATCGAGGACCTGGCCCGCGACGCGAGCTACGAAGAGGTGCTGTATCTGCTCTGGCACGGGGAGCTCCCCGACGCCGACGAACTCGAGGAGTTCCGCGCGGCGATGGTGAGCGAGCGCTCCGTCGACGACGCCGTGCTCCAGACGGTCCGGGACCTCGCCGACGCCGACGAGGATCCGATGGCGGCGATCCGCACGGCGGTGTCCCAGCTCTCCGCGTACGACCCAGAGGGGAGCGGCCACGACGCCGAGGACCACGAGTCGATCCTCCGAAAGGGTCGGCGCATCACGGCCAAGCTCCCGACGATCCTCGCGGCCTTTTCGCGCGTCCGGGACGGCGAGGAGCCGATCGAGCCCCGCGACGACCTCGACCACGCCGAGAACTTCCTCTACATGCTCAACGGCGAGGAGCCCGACGACGTGCTCGCCGAGACGTTCGACATGGCGCTGGTGCTCCACGCGGACCACGGGCTCAACGCCTCGACGTTCTCCGCGATGGTCACCGCGAGCACGCTCGCGGACGTCCACAGCTCGGTCACGAGCGCCATCGGCACGCTCAGCGGCGGGCTCCACGGCGGCGCCAACCAGAACGTCATGCGGGTGCTCAAGGAGGTCGACGACGCCGAACAGGACCCCATCGACTGGGTCAAGCAGGCCCTCGACGAGGGGCGGCGCGTCCCCGGGTTCGGCCACCGTGTCTACGACGTCAAGGACCCCCGCGCGAAGATCCTCGGCGCGAAGTCAGAGGAACTCGGCGAGGCCGCCGGCGACCGAAAGTGGTACGAGATGAGCGCCAAGATCGAGGAGTACATCTCCGAGGAGAAGGGCCTCGCGCCCAACGTCGACTTCTACTCGGCGTCGACGTACTACCAGATGGGGATCCCGATCGACCTCTACACCCCCATCTTCGCGATGAGTCGCGTCGGCGGCTGGGTCGCCCACGTCAGCGAGTACCTCGAGGACAATCGCCTGATCCGGCCGCGCGCTCGTTACGTCGGCCCCGAGGACCAGGAGTTCGTTCCGATCGACGAGCGGTAA
- a CDS encoding stage II sporulation protein M, with amino-acid sequence MHIGDAVRAAFRGYRSRPSGVLPYYLLGASTAALVQTAWLVGVAAAYLTLSAQGNLAPIREELRAIGPVQIDDPASYEGSTAGLEAAAEAAVTPELLAVFAATGLVAIVVSLLANAVVGAGQVHAVYGVLRGRDPIRAGVEGIARDAVTFVALLVLQLLAMAVVIGVSIGGLAAGLGAGAASALLAFALLPALLVALLAVRLVFLFARQAVVVDGVGAVAGVRRSVGYARSNPADAVVYLLVSLGVLLVLAMLSAGLSSVGMSAVGSPIGLLVVFPLLAFVKTALYAEHATGRMPQSPKARGTIRERLTDEFRRGAAALRRFVVARPLLQAASGAVFALGGLAGWRFAAGVDGVLQASITARLAGWFPPAAFLNLAANNWQVGVAQAYAGFLGGIPTVASLLFNGLFLGALARIEVDPVELLTFVAPHGVVEIPGLIVAGAVGLHLGGVGVRAATGRADRADLASAVARAYRILIGLALVFLVAGAIEAFVSPYYAGLLGI; translated from the coding sequence ATGCACATCGGTGACGCCGTCCGCGCCGCGTTTCGCGGGTACCGGTCCCGGCCCTCCGGAGTCCTCCCCTACTATCTGCTCGGCGCCTCGACGGCCGCGCTCGTCCAGACCGCCTGGCTCGTCGGCGTCGCGGCGGCGTATCTGACGCTCTCGGCGCAGGGAAACCTCGCGCCGATCCGCGAGGAACTTCGGGCGATCGGGCCGGTCCAGATCGACGACCCGGCGTCGTACGAGGGATCGACTGCGGGGCTCGAGGCCGCAGCCGAGGCGGCCGTGACGCCAGAACTGCTCGCCGTGTTCGCCGCGACGGGCCTCGTCGCGATCGTCGTCTCCTTGCTCGCCAACGCCGTGGTCGGCGCCGGGCAGGTCCACGCGGTGTACGGCGTGCTTCGGGGTCGCGACCCCATCCGCGCGGGCGTCGAGGGGATCGCTCGCGACGCCGTCACCTTCGTGGCGCTACTCGTCCTCCAGCTGCTCGCGATGGCCGTCGTCATCGGCGTCTCGATCGGCGGGTTGGCGGCAGGCCTCGGCGCCGGCGCGGCGTCGGCGCTGCTCGCGTTCGCGTTGCTCCCCGCGCTTCTGGTCGCCCTGCTCGCCGTCCGCCTCGTTTTCCTGTTCGCGCGGCAGGCGGTCGTCGTCGACGGCGTCGGCGCCGTCGCGGGCGTCCGGCGCAGCGTCGGCTACGCCCGGTCGAACCCCGCGGACGCCGTCGTCTACCTGCTGGTGTCGCTCGGCGTCCTGCTCGTGCTGGCGATGCTCTCGGCGGGGCTGTCGTCCGTCGGCATGTCGGCGGTCGGCTCGCCGATCGGCCTGCTGGTCGTGTTCCCGCTGCTCGCGTTCGTCAAGACGGCGCTGTACGCCGAGCACGCGACCGGCCGAATGCCCCAGTCGCCGAAAGCGCGGGGGACGATCCGCGAGCGGCTGACCGACGAGTTCCGCCGCGGCGCCGCGGCGCTGCGTCGGTTCGTCGTCGCTCGACCGCTGCTCCAGGCCGCGAGCGGGGCGGTGTTCGCGCTCGGCGGGCTAGCCGGCTGGCGGTTCGCTGCCGGCGTCGACGGAGTCCTCCAGGCGTCGATCACGGCGCGGCTCGCCGGCTGGTTTCCGCCGGCCGCCTTTCTCAATCTCGCCGCTAACAACTGGCAGGTCGGCGTCGCGCAGGCGTACGCGGGCTTCCTCGGCGGCATCCCGACGGTGGCGTCGCTGCTGTTCAACGGCCTGTTTCTCGGCGCGCTCGCGCGGATCGAGGTCGACCCAGTCGAACTGCTGACGTTCGTCGCTCCCCACGGCGTCGTCGAGATCCCCGGGCTGATCGTCGCGGGCGCGGTCGGTCTACACCTCGGCGGCGTCGGCGTCCGGGCGGCGACGGGCCGGGCCGATCGCGCCGATCTCGCGAGCGCGGTCGCTCGCGCCTACCGAATCCTGATCGGCCTGGCGCTGGTCTTTCTGGTCGCCGGGGCGATCGAGGCGTTCGTCAGTCCCTACTACGCAGGGCTGCTGGGGATCTGA
- a CDS encoding DUF7490 domain-containing protein: protein MQREKALVGAICAVIVVSALAALLVPGVLASDDDPGSAPAVESSSVSFTELTVQPADISGATATFAVDARLEHRGGAAENLSIEYRAVDEDTGMVETTVRQDVPDVSGDREVSTVTNVSVARQGDYRLETIVYRTDRRIVEGHTALNNVGSLTPAYADTPVDFHRFGSEFSGGEFPVVEYSVEEVSDDRAELDVSAYLTNTGDDPESDLRVVLLARQSDSNVIADRKSIDVETLGPGRSATPEATLTVADDYNYYLDAVLWRDGSIVGNAREPAQLDPTREVGENTTEEDVEFRSDDFSADDGEFESADNGDNGDSGADNGADGAAGDAGDNGADAADSSQPGFGVAVGVAALVGALIAAARRGRFR, encoded by the coding sequence ATGCAGCGAGAGAAGGCGCTCGTCGGGGCGATCTGCGCCGTGATCGTCGTCTCCGCGCTCGCCGCCCTTCTGGTCCCGGGCGTGCTGGCGTCGGACGACGATCCCGGATCCGCACCGGCCGTCGAGTCCTCCAGCGTATCGTTCACCGAACTAACCGTCCAGCCGGCCGACATCTCCGGCGCGACGGCAACGTTCGCGGTCGACGCGCGCCTCGAACACCGCGGCGGCGCAGCCGAGAACCTCTCGATCGAGTATCGCGCGGTCGACGAGGACACGGGGATGGTCGAGACGACCGTCCGGCAGGACGTCCCGGACGTCTCGGGCGACCGCGAGGTTTCGACCGTGACGAACGTCTCCGTCGCCCGACAGGGCGACTATCGCCTGGAGACGATCGTCTACCGGACCGACCGTCGGATCGTCGAGGGACACACGGCTCTGAACAACGTCGGCTCGCTGACGCCGGCGTACGCCGACACGCCGGTGGACTTCCACCGCTTCGGATCCGAGTTCAGCGGCGGCGAGTTCCCGGTCGTCGAGTACAGCGTCGAAGAGGTGTCGGACGACCGCGCCGAACTCGACGTCTCGGCGTACCTCACCAACACGGGCGACGACCCCGAATCCGATCTTCGCGTCGTGCTGCTGGCGCGCCAGTCCGACTCGAACGTGATCGCGGATCGCAAGTCGATCGACGTCGAGACGCTCGGCCCGGGCCGCAGCGCGACGCCCGAAGCGACGCTAACGGTCGCCGACGACTACAACTACTACCTCGACGCCGTGCTGTGGCGCGACGGCTCGATCGTGGGCAACGCGCGCGAACCCGCCCAGCTCGATCCCACCCGCGAGGTCGGGGAAAACACCACCGAGGAGGACGTCGAGTTCCGATCGGACGACTTCAGCGCCGACGACGGCGAGTTCGAGAGCGCCGACAACGGCGACAACGGCGATAGCGGCGCCGACAACGGCGCAGACGGCGCTGCCGGCGATGCCGGAGACAACGGTGCCGACGCCGCCGACAGTTCCCAGCCCGGCTTCGGCGTCGCAGTCGGCGTTGCGGCGCTGGTCGGAGCACTGATCGCGGCGGCCCGACGGGGGCGATTCCGATGA
- the ilvA gene encoding threonine ammonia-lyase, with translation MLEADDVVEAHDRVRETSRWTPLEYSHTFSDMTGADVHLKLETFQRTGAFKIRGATNRIATLSPEDREAGVVTASAGNHAQGVALAASRAGVDSVVVMPEGAPISKVKATRNYGAEVELHGADYSEAAERAHEIEREENRTYVHAFDDEAVMAGQGTIGLEIVEDCPEVDTVVVPIGGGGLISGIATAVKDFDDDVRVIGVQAEGAASAAQSLEKGEIYERESVDTIADGIATRRVGDRTFDVIRERVDEVVTVSDSDIAVAVIYLLERSKTLVEGAGAVPLAALLAEQFEYVEDEVIVPVLSGGNVDLNTLSTVIVRGLVETGRYVKLRTVLKDKPGALEDLIDVIAAHKVNIYAIQHDRTSRDIGMNAAEVELDLETRSHEHVAELVAGMRERGYEVELLA, from the coding sequence ATGCTCGAGGCCGACGACGTCGTCGAGGCCCACGACCGGGTCCGCGAGACCTCCCGGTGGACGCCCCTGGAGTACTCGCACACGTTCTCGGATATGACCGGCGCGGACGTCCACCTCAAACTGGAGACGTTCCAGCGCACCGGCGCGTTCAAGATCCGCGGCGCGACCAACCGCATCGCGACGCTGTCGCCCGAGGACCGCGAGGCGGGCGTCGTGACGGCAAGCGCCGGCAACCACGCCCAGGGCGTCGCGCTGGCGGCGAGCCGCGCGGGCGTCGACAGCGTGGTCGTGATGCCGGAAGGCGCACCGATCTCGAAGGTGAAGGCGACGCGGAACTACGGCGCCGAGGTCGAACTCCACGGCGCCGACTACAGCGAGGCCGCAGAACGCGCCCACGAGATCGAACGCGAGGAGAACCGAACCTACGTCCACGCGTTCGACGACGAGGCGGTGATGGCCGGCCAGGGGACGATCGGACTCGAAATCGTCGAGGACTGCCCCGAGGTCGACACCGTCGTCGTGCCGATCGGCGGCGGCGGGCTGATCTCCGGCATCGCCACCGCGGTCAAGGACTTCGACGACGACGTGCGCGTGATCGGCGTCCAGGCCGAGGGCGCCGCCAGCGCCGCCCAGTCGCTCGAGAAGGGCGAGATCTACGAGCGCGAGTCGGTCGACACGATCGCCGACGGCATCGCCACGCGCCGGGTCGGCGATCGGACGTTCGACGTGATCCGAGAGCGCGTCGACGAGGTCGTCACGGTCTCGGACTCGGATATCGCGGTCGCCGTGATCTACCTGCTGGAGCGCTCGAAGACGCTGGTCGAGGGCGCCGGCGCGGTCCCGCTGGCGGCCCTGCTCGCCGAGCAGTTCGAGTACGTCGAGGACGAGGTGATCGTCCCCGTACTTTCGGGCGGCAACGTCGACCTGAACACGCTCTCGACGGTGATCGTACGGGGGCTCGTCGAGACGGGGCGGTACGTCAAGCTCCGCACCGTTCTGAAGGACAAGCCGGGTGCCCTCGAGGACCTGATCGACGTCATCGCCGCCCACAAGGTCAACATCTACGCCATCCAGCACGACCGAACCTCGCGGGACATCGGGATGAACGCCGCCGAGGTCGAACTCGACCTCGAAACCAGAAGCCACGAACACGTCGCCGAACTCGTCGCGGGGATGCGCGAGCGAGGGTACGAAGTGGAATTATTAGCGTAA
- a CDS encoding nucleoside triphosphate pyrophosphohydrolase — protein sequence MAPSDDGESTRREYRKLVRDDIPEIVRENGETPIARVADDEEYAELLAEKLVEEADEFRESGELEELADVLAVVDAVRERRNVSEDELRKLQAEKAEDRGRFEERIVLDAVEK from the coding sequence ATGGCGCCATCAGACGACGGCGAGTCGACTCGCCGCGAGTACCGCAAGCTCGTCCGCGACGACATCCCCGAGATCGTCCGCGAGAACGGCGAGACGCCGATCGCGCGCGTCGCGGACGACGAGGAGTACGCCGAGCTGCTGGCCGAGAAGCTCGTCGAGGAGGCCGATGAGTTCCGTGAGAGCGGCGAACTCGAGGAGCTGGCCGACGTGCTGGCGGTCGTCGACGCCGTCCGCGAGCGGCGAAACGTCTCCGAGGACGAACTGCGGAAACTGCAGGCAGAGAAAGCCGAAGATCGCGGCCGATTCGAGGAGCGGATCGTGCTCGACGCCGTCGAGAAGTAG
- a CDS encoding Rid family detoxifying hydrolase → MKRVINTTDAPHAVGAYSQATTNGELLFTAGQIPLTPDGELLDDEPIAVQTRQALDNVVAILEAENLSPDDVLKVTVYLDDIDEFDEMNETYSNYFRTDPPARSAVEVGALPKGVGIEIEAVAAQP, encoded by the coding sequence ATGAAACGCGTCATCAACACCACTGACGCCCCGCACGCCGTCGGCGCGTACAGCCAGGCGACGACGAACGGCGAGCTGCTGTTCACGGCCGGTCAGATCCCCCTGACGCCGGACGGCGAACTGCTCGACGACGAGCCGATCGCCGTCCAGACGCGCCAGGCGCTGGACAACGTCGTCGCCATTCTGGAGGCGGAGAACCTGAGCCCCGACGACGTGCTGAAGGTGACCGTCTACCTCGACGACATCGACGAGTTCGACGAGATGAACGAAACCTACAGCAACTACTTCCGGACTGACCCGCCGGCCCGCAGCGCCGTCGAGGTCGGCGCGCTCCCGAAGGGCGTCGGCATCGAGATCGAAGCCGTCGCCGCCCAGCCGTGA
- a CDS encoding histidine kinase N-terminal 7TM domain-containing protein: MASPELYAALYALSGVISIGVATWVWRRRDHRGARTFIGLLFVVATWTFVDAMAALSGDGQWLLWQQVRLAVISFVPALWLLFTIRYTNLYAEYARPVSALLFAEATVVAALALTNDSHQLVWELGSAAQAGPTIATAGPVYVAHMFVTTWLVLGGIVLLLQVIVDARDAHRTQPAVLIAAGSIALALTVGSAVGALPYSGINYAPLGLGLGSVVTAWALYRHRLFDIYPVESETVMTAIRDAVVVANPSGVVTDHNPAGADLLRPDDPLGEPIVEALPFDADTLSPVLTFPDGAGAAADDGAAVDSTGIDAMVGADETAADGAGDFGEATGRSTAELTATIDGERRHFLLDVSPLSQRAERTGYLLIFRDETTRREQRRELERQSEHMEQFASTVSHDLRNPLTVAESALELLQRKSDAREMEMVGDSLERMRTIIEEALSFARSGQRLDDAETEPADLDAVARAAWDYVEGDDATLAVEGDVTVVASEDRLRRMLENLFRNSLDHGADDATIRVGALDDELGFYVADDGPGIPEEHREDVFERGFTTDEDGTGFGLAIVDAIAGAHGWEISVMESEEGGARFEVTGCAVNGADDEASVGDAPPS; the protein is encoded by the coding sequence ATGGCATCCCCTGAACTTTACGCCGCCCTCTACGCCCTCTCCGGCGTCATCTCGATCGGCGTGGCGACCTGGGTCTGGCGCCGGCGGGACCACCGCGGCGCCCGGACGTTCATCGGGCTCCTCTTTGTCGTCGCCACCTGGACGTTCGTCGACGCGATGGCGGCGCTGTCGGGCGACGGACAGTGGCTGCTCTGGCAGCAGGTCCGACTGGCGGTGATCTCGTTCGTCCCCGCGCTGTGGCTACTCTTTACCATCCGGTACACGAACCTCTACGCCGAGTACGCCAGGCCGGTGTCGGCGCTGCTGTTCGCGGAGGCGACCGTCGTCGCGGCGCTGGCGCTGACCAACGACAGCCACCAGCTGGTCTGGGAACTCGGCTCCGCAGCACAAGCGGGGCCGACGATCGCGACTGCCGGTCCCGTGTACGTCGCGCACATGTTCGTCACGACCTGGCTCGTGCTGGGCGGGATCGTCCTGCTGTTGCAGGTGATCGTCGACGCCCGCGACGCCCACCGCACCCAGCCGGCCGTGCTGATCGCCGCCGGCTCGATCGCGCTGGCGCTCACCGTCGGCTCCGCGGTGGGGGCGCTCCCCTACTCCGGGATCAACTACGCGCCGCTCGGACTCGGCCTGGGGAGCGTCGTCACGGCGTGGGCCCTGTACCGCCACCGCCTGTTCGACATCTACCCCGTCGAGAGCGAGACCGTGATGACGGCGATCCGCGACGCCGTGGTGGTCGCGAACCCCTCGGGGGTCGTCACCGACCACAACCCGGCCGGCGCCGATCTGCTCCGTCCCGACGACCCGCTCGGCGAACCGATCGTCGAGGCGCTCCCGTTCGACGCCGACACGCTCAGTCCCGTCCTCACCTTCCCGGACGGCGCCGGCGCGGCGGCCGACGACGGGGCAGCGGTCGACAGCACCGGGATCGACGCGATGGTCGGCGCGGACGAAACTGCGGCCGACGGCGCCGGCGACTTCGGCGAGGCGACCGGGCGATCGACCGCCGAGCTCACCGCCACGATCGACGGCGAGCGGCGCCACTTCCTGCTCGACGTCTCGCCGCTGTCCCAGCGCGCCGAGCGAACCGGCTACCTCCTGATCTTCCGGGACGAGACGACCCGCCGCGAGCAGCGCCGCGAGCTCGAACGCCAGAGCGAGCACATGGAGCAGTTCGCCAGCACCGTCTCCCACGACCTCCGGAACCCCCTGACCGTCGCCGAGAGCGCGCTCGAACTGCTCCAGCGCAAGTCCGACGCACGCGAAATGGAGATGGTCGGCGACAGCTTGGAGCGGATGCGCACGATCATCGAGGAAGCCCTCTCGTTCGCCCGGTCGGGCCAGCGCCTCGACGACGCCGAAACCGAACCGGCCGATCTCGACGCCGTCGCGCGGGCCGCCTGGGACTACGTCGAGGGCGACGACGCGACGCTGGCCGTCGAGGGGGACGTCACGGTCGTCGCCAGCGAGGATCGGCTCCGCCGCATGCTGGAGAACCTGTTCCGCAACTCGCTCGATCACGGGGCCGATGACGCGACGATCCGCGTAGGTGCTCTCGACGACGAGTTGGGGTTCTACGTCGCCGACGACGGGCCCGGAATCCCCGAGGAACATCGCGAAGACGTGTTCGAGCGCGGCTTCACCACCGACGAGGACGGCACCGGCTTCGGGCTGGCCATCGTCGACGCCATCGCCGGCGCGCACGGCTGGGAGATCAGCGTGATGGAGAGCGAAGAGGGAGGCGCCAGGTTCGAGGTGACCGGCTGTGCGGTCAACGGCGCCGACGACGAGGCGTCGGTTGGAGATGCGCCCCCATCGTGA